One genomic window of Oncorhynchus kisutch isolate 150728-3 linkage group LG26, Okis_V2, whole genome shotgun sequence includes the following:
- the mcm3ap gene encoding germinal-center associated nuclear protein isoform X2 has translation MNPNSLFGRQQGGAFQAPSNTNKTGGMFQAFRQEGSTNPPQNVAFRQTATFGQPSAFSQPSVFGQSPAFGQTPSLGQDSVFGQSGGLGQASGQTSTFSSISQPPAFGQSSLGQGSSGFSGAPPPSYGQATGQIQSSGFGQMPAFGQSAAFGQPPAYGHQQAPAFGLSSGISQASSVPTTTTTAGSAQSLSFGQSPFGQPPPSATTTSFATAQSVVQSGGFSTSEFSFKPSNEVLFKPIFSASPEPANPQPASASEQPFGGTTTTQPSFSTKDSSGPASSGFSLLTGAKSGPLGFSFSQPAVAPSISASIATTSLAQKDPLSIGSGRSLQFTFSQPSALSSTNSSSSTAAPQPAPVPSSPSSFSFSTKVLQSQPAPPMSLFGGVGFGQTSTFGDLKTEAQAEEKVGDNESTREVTVLGRLGKGTKRKEEPVSPKAASRKPAQSEDAQAEARADLPRHPSKRPLLRSSRGPVGGLFSRAMSGIMKSTANSVRRDPVKEEQQPPGWGEGERADTQAPISLRPATPPSAQAPTREVLEKAEATGSVEAPDPGAETKTPARRRQRSESTDSLGGMSPNDATILQCKSIPLNLNKKNVIEKHFGRFGKVCRVYCRPHKNLAIVHFQDHASAAKAKKKGKMLHRQEIVIFWQRKKHSPGKKGDRAPEGEEEERDRDNQVSDTSLGGFQSSSPLRKPLPRAPALSSTVNLSRSSPVKKPSIAKSLQFESEPQQDSSSEGQSSERPVPSSLLHLIGQLAETAEEKYRFLEQRDKILRAGRPKRTDLELSFFVGTCPDMCPEKERYMRETRNQLSCFEVVPDTERVDHVAAIKEYSRSSADQEEPLPYELRPLPVLSMTMDYLVTQIMDQGHDNYRDWYDFVWNRTRGIRKDITQQHLCDPLTVSLIEKCTRFHVHCAHHLCQEHMMTFDAKINNENMTKCLQSLKEMYQDLSTRGVYCPQEAEFRQYNVLLKLDVGDVLREVQQFRDEVRNSPEVKFAVQAFAALNSNNFVRFFKLVKSASYLAGCLLHRYFNQVRGKALRTLNNAHTAGSQRSTIFPLEDLVRMLMFEDDAEATDFIQQFGLNVSGGLVELSRTAWQEPDLNLPQVKSDVIMAKRAVLIGEVVNGGPLPNPPQHAPVCSFDAHNKYWGEGPLAEPTLFRSSPVAVTVPAFTLQRPEVKAQPAVELQPQNKPVMLLAEPRLFGDLPPPYPGLATATEPAQPLQGTDETGEPEPAQLTVQVHPAADLQQQLFQPIDVAQTQPVRPPSPPPKPEPIYSDEDILAELECVVEEVLEAVVQEVASAGADYAAAALSASSVHMEAVVSEVVEQMLWEVSTAEVQAERQRLAEEKRRIEEARRKQEHEVFLAQFSDSLCSEISQEVLTECIQETAASEIQLAIEEEAACVARCSEEVCSFLVEETLDKEIFLMVEDILEAELQRIQKYIKRWRDVVAVRRQLKRQMRGFPAAPCCVDPRYKLKALAPSAPSQPSMDCLARGMVNLGNAGYMALSSTRLLKMRQEAIHQMRVHFYYQQLLNESVWTPLDMPTLVVENVPNPPDRIFWKATLLLPSDHESVASIADRILTDWLETKFGIGESANDTEKEQEGTLRTLCITNGLREAGEKTHKVHISIKASRGPLSEEGLSNLEEGQELQGTGALLMLLPAPSPGSEDQDVPMLSALLQLKQLQQANIWDCSLPLAILVPGPHNTQKLEEDLMLQTLVEDGLISEHVFVHIPETTSDLQGSEQVSQAVRWLLARAPVPALLSSQTLVHFVEAGLGREFSARLYSHRQDRAGAGLAGQHPAPVIKLYNAVLAFLADLVSSQYLSSLSWPPGEFALPETRDLVPHLGWNSPQHLAWLRTAVVSLQIPSWDIPANTASWPQLCSAIFQYAGQIPTSRHSQPLLMSRLENLLERVRCSTAGAQDHWEEEGPSFQQVPWDEVVALCIDHKLKDWQPPDSPVCDDAVTEDGEVLVYFPKEGLKGFQPPAEWTEAVSLTHREKQQETQGASPGGLAALSPFFRASPGGLAALPPLRQKLFRSLVDRPDRFAPCHTLDITHTPSLRDLLPHKVLHGLQEERAHSQRCEEQLQRWLEVEPLDSLSMPLFMPSSLLSMTNIMTPIRTSGGASTATQEAESEDPLEKAERDWLKGAPVSMAQRLKELDRLLLASREEELACGLKLNSLLNIVED, from the exons ATGAATCCCAATAGTCTGTTTGGGAGACAGCAGGGAGGAGCTTTCCAGGCACCCAGCAACACTAACAAGACTGGTGGCATGTTCCAGGCCTTCAGACAGGAGGGTTCTACCAACCCTCCACAGAATGTAGCATTTAGGCAAACTGCAACATTCGGGCAACCGTCTGCCTTCAGTCAGCCTTCAGTCTTTGGTCAGTCTCCGGCATTTGGGCAGACGCCTTCGCTTGGACAAGACTCTGTTTTTGGGCAAAGTGGAGGACTAGGTCAGGCGTCAGGGCAGACCTCGACATTCTCTTCAATAAGTCAGCCTCCAGCCTTCGGTCAGTCCTCATTGGGGCAGGGTAGCTCTGGGTTTAGTGGTGCTCCCCCGCCATCGTATGGTCAGGCCACCGGACAGATTCAGAGTTCTGGGTTTGGACAGATGCCTGCTTTTGGACAGAGCGCTGCCTTTGGGCAGCCACCTGCATACGGGCATCAGCAGGCCCCGGCATTCGGCCTCTCCTCTGGGATCTCCCAAGCTTCCTCTGTCCCCACAACTACCACCACCGCAGGGTCGGCACAGTCTTTGAGTTTTGGCCAGTCGCCCTTTGGCCAGCCGCCACCCAGCGCTACGACCACCTCCTTTGCTACAGCTCAGAGCGTTGTCCAGAGTGGAGGCTTCAGCACGTCAGAATTCAGCTTCAAGCCGTCCAACGAGGTGCTGTTTAAGCCCATCTTCAGTGCCAGCCCAGAGCCGGCTAACCCCCAGCCCGCCTCTGCATCCGAGCAGCCCTTCGGtggcaccaccaccacccagcccTCTTTCAGCACCAAGGACAGCAGTGGACCAGCCAGCTCAGGCTTCTCTCTCCTGACCGGAGCCAAGAGTGGCCCGCTTGGCTTCAGCTTCTCCCAGCCGGCGGTGGCCCCCTCCATCTCCGCTTCCATTGCCACTACCAGCCTGGCCCAGAAAGACCCTCTCAGCATAGGCTCTGGAAGGAGCCTGCAGTTCACATTCTCCCAGCCATCCGCTCTCTCCAGCACTAACTCCAGCTCCAGCACCGCTGCCCCCCAACCAGCTCCGGTCCCCAGCAGCCCCTCCTCCTTCAGCTTCTCTACCAAAGTCCTCCAGTCCCAGCCCGCGCCCCCAATGTCCCTGTTTGGAGGAGTCGGCTTCGGCCAGACTTCTACATTCGGAGACCTCAAAACCGAGGCCCAAGCCGAGGAGAAAGTTGGCGATAATGAGAGCACCAGGGAAGTGACCGTGTTGGGGAGACTTGGAAAAGGAACTAAGCGGAAGGAGGAGCCAGTGAGTCCCAAAGCCGCTTCAAGGAAGCCTGCCCAATCAGAGGACGCCCAAGCTGAAGCCAGAGCTGACTTACCCAGACACCCCTCCAAACGGCCTCTCCTGAGGTCCTCCCGCGGCCCCGTGGGTGGACTCTTCTCCAGGGCAATGAGTGGCATTATGAAATCCACAGCCAACTCAGTGAGGAGGGACCCTGTGAAGGAGGAGCAGCAGCCTCCaggatggggggagggggagagagcagacaCACAAGCTCCCATCAGTCTCAGACCCGCTACTCCTCCCAGTGCTCAGGCCCCCACCAGAGAGGTTCTGGAGAAAGCAGAGGCGACTG GTTCGGTGGAAGCCCCCGACCCAGGCGCTGAGACCAAGACCCCAGCTAGGAGAAGGCAGCGCAGCGAGAGCACGGACAGCCTGGGGGGCATGTCCCCCAACGACGCCACTATCCTCCAGTGCAAGAGCATCCCACTCAACCTCAACAAAAAGAACGTCATAGAAAAGCACTTTGGCCGCTTCGGGAAAGTCTGCCGGGTCTACTGCCGACCCCATAAGAACCTGGCTATCGTCCACTTCCAAGACCAC GCATCAGCAGCAAAGGCAAAGAAGAAGGGTAAAATGCTGCACAGACAGGAAATTGTTATCTTCTGGCAGAGGAAGAAACACA GCCCGGGGAAGAAAGGCGATCGAGccccagagggagaggaggaagaaagggaCAGGGACAACCAGGTTTCAGACACCAGTCTGGGGGGcttccagtcctcctctccactgAGGAAGCCACTCCCCAGAGCCCCTGCCCTCAGCAGCACTGTCAACCTCAGCAGGAG CTCCCCAGTGAAGAAGCCGTCCATAGCCAAGTCCCTGCAGTTTGAAAGCGAGCCCCAGCAGGACAGCAGCTCCGAGGGCCAGAGCTCTGAGCGCCCCgtgccctcctccctcctccacctgaTTGGCCAGCTGGCTGAGACAGCCGAGGAGAAGTACCGCTTCCTGGAGCAGAGGGACAAGATCTTGCGAGCTG GGCGGCCCAAACGGACAGACCTGGAGCTGTCTTTCTTTGTGGGGACATGCCCAGACATGTGCCCCGAGAAGGAGCGCTACATGAGGGAGACACGCAACCAGCTCAGTTGCTTTGAGGTCGTCCCAGACACTGAGAGG GTGGACCACGTGGCGGCCATCAAGGAGTACAGCAGGTCGTCGGCGGACCAGGAGGAGCCCCTCCCCTACGAGCTGCGGCCCCTCCCCGTGCTTAGCATGACCATGGACTACCTCGTCACCCAGATCATGGACCAGGGCCACGACAACTACCGCGACTGGTACGACTTTGTGTGGAACAGGACCCGCGGCATCCGTAAG GACATCACCCAGCAGCACCTGTGCGACCCGCTGACAGTGTCGCTGATCGAGAAGTGCACCCGCTTCCATGTGCACTGTGCCCACCACCTGTGCCAGGAGCACATGATGACGTTCGACGCCAAGATCAACAACGAGAACATGACCAAGTGCCTGCAGAGCCTGAAGGAGATGTACCAGGACCTGTCCACCAGGGGTGTCTACTGCCCCCAGGAGGCTGAGTTTCGCCAGTACAACGTGCTTCTCAAACTAGACGTTGGGGACGTCCTCCG TGAGGTGCAGCAGTTCAGGGACGAGGTGCGCAACTCTCCAGAGGTGAAATTTGCCGTGCAGGCATTCGCAGCTCTCAACAGCAACAACTTCGTACGCTTCTTCAAGCTGGTGAAGTCTGCCTCCTACCTGGCGGGCTGCCTATTGCACAGATACTTCAACCAG gtgagggGCAAGGCCCTGAGGACCCTGAATAACGCCCACACAGCGGGCTCTCAGAGGTCCACCATCTTCCCCCTGGAGGATCTGGTGCGCATGCTCATGTTCGAAGACGACGCTGAGGCCACAGACTTCATCCAGCAATTCGGCCTCAACGTTAGTGGCGG CTTGGTGGAACTGAGCCGCACGGCCTGGCAGGAGCCAGACCTGAACCTACCCCAAGTGAAGTCAGATGTCATCATGGCCAAGAGGGCTGTGCTAATTGGGGAGGTGGTAAACGGAGGACCACTGCCCAACCCGCCCCAACATGCCCCCGTCTGCAGCTTCGACGCCCACAACAAGTACTGGGGGGAGGGTCCGCTGGCAGAACCCACACTCTTCAGGAGCAGCCCGGTGGCTGTAACGG TGCCAGCCTTCACCCTGCAGAGGCCAGAAGTCAAGGCCCAGCCGGCGGTTGAGCTCCAGCCGCAGAACAAACCTGTCATGCTGCTGGCAGAGCCACGACTCTTCGGGGATCTTCCACCACCGTACCCCGGCCTTGCCACTGCCACCGAGCCTGCCCAGCCATTGCAGGGCACAGATGAGACAGGGGAACCAGAGCCCGCCCAACTCACTGTCCAGGTCCACCCTGCAGCAGATCTCCAACAGCAACTGTTCCAGCCCATTGATGTTGCCCAGACCCAGCCTGTCAGACCCCCCTCGCCCCCGCCAAAACCTGAGCCAATCTACTCTGACGag GACATCCTGGCAGAACTggagtgtgtggtagaggaggtgCTGGAGGCGGTGGTGCAGGAGGTTGCCAGCGCTGGGGCCGACTACGCTGCAGCCGCTCTTAG TGCGAGCAGTGTCCACATGGAGGCGGTGGTGAGCGAGGTGGTGGAGCAGATGCTTTGGGAGGTGTCCACAGCCGAGGTCCAAGCAGAGCGACAGAGACTCGCCGAGGAAAAACGCAGGATAGAGGAAGCCAG GAGAAAGCAGGAGCACGAAGTCTTCCTGGCCCAGTTTAGTGACTCTCTCTGTTCTGAGATAAGCCAAGAGGTCTTGACCGAGTGTATCCAGGAGACTGCCGCCTCCGAGATCCA GTTAGCCATAGAGGAGGAGGCAGCATGTGTGGCGCGCTGTTCTGAGGAGGTGTGCAGCTTCCTGGTGGAGGAGACCCTGGATAAAGAGATATTCCTCATGGTGGAAGACATCCTGGAGGCGGAGCTACAGCGTATACAGAAGTACATTAAGAG GTGGCGCGACGTGGTGGCGGTACGCAGGCAGCTAAAGAGACAGATGCGGGGCTTCCCTGCCGCCCCCTGCTGTGTGGACCCCCGCTACAAGCTCAAAGCCCTGGCTCCCAGTGCCCCCTCCCAGCCCTCTATGGACTGTCTGGCCAGGGGCATGGTCAACCTGGGCAATGCCGGCTACATGGCCCTGTCCAGCACCAG GTTGCTAAAGATGAGACAAGAAGCAATCCATCAGATGCGAGTCCACTTCTACTACCAGCAGCTGTTGAA TGAGTCAGTGTGGACTCCTCTAGACATGCCTACGCTGGTGGTTGAGAACGTTCCTAACCCACCTGACAGAATCTTCTGGAAGGCCACCCTGCTGTTGCCCAGCGACCACGAGAGTGTTGCCAGCATTGCCGACAG gatcctgacagactggctgGAGACGAAGTTTGGCATAGGTGAAAGTGCAAACGACACCGAGAAGGAGCAGGAGGGGACACTGAGGACTCTCTGCATCACCAACGGACTCAGGGAAGCAGGAGAGAAGACTCACAAAGTACACATCAGCATCAAG GCATCTCGGGGCCCGCTGAGTGAAGAGGGCCTGTCCAATTTGGAGGAGGGCCAGGAGCTCCAGGGTACAGGGGCCCTGCTGATGCTGCTGCCTGCCCCCAGCCCAGGCAGCGAGGACCAGGACGTGCCCATGCTCTCCGCTCTGCTCCAGCTCAAACAGCTCCAGCAGGCCAACATCTGGGACTGCTCGCTGCCCCTTGCCATATTGGTGCCTGGCCCCCACAACACACAGAAACTGGAGGAAG ACCTGATGCTCCAGACGTTAGTTGAAGACGGTCTGATATCAGAACACGTGTTCGTCCACATCCCAGAGACCACCAGTGACCTACAGGGCTCAGAGCAG GTGAGCCAAGCGGTACGCTGGCTCTTGGCACGCGCCCCAGTGcccgccctcctctcctcccagaccCTGGTGCACTTCGTGGAGGCCGGGCTAGGCCGCGAGTTCAGTGCCCGCCTCTACAGCCACCGGCAGGACCGGGCGGGGGCAGGGCTGGCGGGCCAACACCCAGCCCCTGTCATTAAACTCTACAATGCTGTGCTGGCATTCCTGGCTGACCTAGTGTCTTCCCAGTACCTCTCCAGCCTGTCCTGGCCTCCGGGGGAGTTCGCCCTGCCTGAGACCCGGGACTTGGTGCCACACCTGGGTTGGAACTCTCCCCAACACCTGGCCTGGCTCCGGACGGCTGTAGTCAGCTTGCAGATACCCAGCTGGGACATTCCCGCTAACACAG CCTCCTGGCCCCAGCTGTGTTCCGCCATCTTCCAGTACGCCGGCCAGATCCCAACTTCACGCCACAGCCAGCCCCTCCTCATGTCTCGTCTGGAGAACCTCCTGGAGAGGGTGCGCTGTTCTACGGCTGGAGCCCAGGACCACTGGGAGGAGGAGGGCCCATCCTTCCAGCAGGTCCCCTGGGACGAGGTGGTGGCTCTCTGCATAGACCATAAGCTGAAGGACTGGCAACCCCCTGACAGCCCAGTTTGTGATG ATGCAGTGACAGAAGATGGAGAGGTCCTGGTCTACTTCCCCAAGGAGGGACTGAAGGGCTTCCAGCCCCCGGCAGAGTGGACGGAGGCGGTCAgcctcacacacagagagaagcagCAGGAGACACAGGG AGCCAGTCCAGGAGGCCTCgcagctctctctcccttcttcagAGCCAGTCCAGGAGGCCTCGcagctctccctcctctcagacAGAAGCTGTTCCGGAGCCTGGTGGATCGTCCGGACCGCTTTGCCCCCTGCCACACTCTGGACATCACACACACCCCCTCACTCCGGGACCTGCTGCCCCACAAGGTCCTCCACGGTCTCCAGGAGGAGAGGGCACACAGCCAGAGGTGTGAGGAACAGCTGCAGCGCTGGCTAGAGGTAGAGCCCTTGgactctctctccatgcccctcTTCATGCCCTCTAGCCTGCTCTCCATGACTAACATCATGACCCCCATACGTACTTCTGGTGGTGCGTCCACTGCTACACAG GAGGCAGAATCAGAAGACCCTTTGGAGAAAGCAGAGCGCGATTGGCTCAAGGGTGCTCCTGTATCCATGGCGCAGCGCCTGAAGGAATTGGATAGGCTTTTATTAGCCAGTCGAGAGGAGGAGCTTGCGTGCGGGCTCAAGCTGAACAGCTTATTGAACATCGTCGAGGACTGA